Proteins encoded in a region of the Fusarium falciforme chromosome 6, complete sequence genome:
- a CDS encoding Fungal-trans domain-containing protein has product MPPRRACDVCYKRKIQCIINTQGDPCDWCGSQGVACTFDRVIQKDPNKRTTSDVVQELSRRVETLEEALQSALCTNRPVGGASPWPERSFPERPFAEPSRNRLRASPVATILGQPSPISPSDLAANTTRAQTTSPKSTSKLSRCQIGNNWYFKGIGILSERGQQWISDGAGERVFLEKFDLFSNPLGTASPFGLAIFPERPRMLPSKATCRHLVEGFFKSMTSIVFAILERSLIEGTIARAYGDEGADLGRRTSAEACLWAMIALVVRTTDARQLGLNVEPNDCVHEANRLLTIINDNTNLDILQGTLLLWACQKMRGQCREASVTFRSACRMVCDLGGHFPLSRLAILPQHVPTFDDQTKLHIRRLFWMCYCYDKDISLRTDEPPLLTSDHCDVTESEEFSNQSRDTNLAKIKENASRLLCSPRAFKYTESELLAHVRQLDDELEEWRLSVEPPYRPRLSILSDSSFSLPSTMSLENCTYFINLQLDYLFTIINIHTLVRKCGDLEENLPDDLHSVVHSSADLSIEASRSIFRILDTVVDFWKEDSAWVVSHYAPMAAMPLFMNILIHPLGHTADSDLHILSSISSITRKIPAERLSIEELEHIREISEFVMELVRLSHSAAWKVKRGERKHDLDIIHE; this is encoded by the exons ATGCCTCCCCGGCGCGCCTGCGATGTCTGCTACAAGcgaaag ATTCAATGTATCATCAATACTCAGGGCGATCCCTGCGACTGGTGCGGGAGCCAGGGCGTGGCCTGTACCTTTGACAGAGTCATTCAAAAAGACCCAAACAAGAG AACCACATCCGATGTCGTCCAAGAACTGTCCCGACGAGTAGAAACGCTCGAAGAAGCCCTCCAGTCTGCACTATGTACGAATAGGCCCGTTGGGGGCGCTTCGCCTTGGCCAGAAAGGTCATTTCCCGAGAGGCCATTTGCCGAACCATCGAGAAACCGCCTGAGAGCATCTCCCGTCGCTACGATCCTCGGCCAACCGTCCCCCATAAGCCCTTCCGACCTTGCTGCGAATACCACGCGGGCCCAGACAACTTCGCCCAAGTCTACCTCCAAATTGTCGCGATGTCAAATCGGTAACAATTGGTACTTCAAAGGGATAGGGATTTTGTCTGAGCGTGGTCAGCAGTGGATATCAGATGGTGCAGGAGAGCGTGTGTTTCTGGAGAAGTTTGACCTATTCTCCAACCCGCTGGGGACTGCATCACCGTTTGGCCTTGCTATATTTCCCGAACGGCCGAGAATGCTGCCCTCAAAAGCTACCTGTAGGCATCTTGTTGAGGGCTTCTTCAAATCCATGACCTCTATCGTCTTTGCTATCCTGGAGAGAAGCCTCATTGAAGGAACAATTGCCAGAGCGTACGGTGATGAAGGAGCTGATCTGGGACGCCGGACATCAGCTGAGGCCTGTCTCTGGGCCATGATTGCACTTGTTGTACGCACGACAGACGCTCGGCAATTAGGTCTCAACGTCGAGCCAAACGATTGCGTTCATGAGGCCAACCGCTTGTTGACCATCATCAATGACAATACGAACTTGGACATCTTGCAGGGCACCCTTCTTCTG TGGGCATGTCAAAAAATGAGAGGACAATGCCGAGAGGCTTCCGTCACCTTCAGAAGCGCATGTCGCATGGTATGTGACCTTGGCGGCCATTTCCCGCTGTCACGACTGGCTATCCTTCCGCAACATGTTCCCACATTCGACGACCAAACAAAGCTACATATCCGAAGGTTGTTCTGGATGTGCTACTGCTATGACAAGGATATCTCGTTGCGTACCGATGAGCCGCCACTACTTACTTCGGATCACTGCGATGTAACCGAGTCCGAGGAATTCAGCAACCAGTCACGGGATACAAACCTCGCAAAGATTAAAGAAAACGCAAGTCGACTGCTCTGCTCGCCCCGAGCTTTTAAATACACCGAGAGTGAGCTTCTTGCGCACGTTCGACAACTTGACGACGAGCTTGAGGAATGGCGATTGTCAGTTGAACCACCCTATCGTCCTAGATTATCCATCCTATCAGACTCGTCTTTCTCATTGCCCTCAACCATGAGCCTAGAGAACTGCACGTATTTCATCAATCTGCAGCTCGACTACCTTTTTACTATCATCAATATCCACACGTTGGTCCGAAAGTGTGGAGACCTGGAAGAGAATCTGCCTGATGACCTACACAGCGTCGTGCACTCGAGCGCCGATCTATCGATAGAGGCCAGTCGCTCCATTTTCCGCATCTTGGACACTGTCGTCGACTTCTGGAAAGAGGATTCAGCATGGGTCGTGTCCCACTATGCCCCGATGGCTGCCATGCCACTCTTTATGAACATTCTTATACACCCTCTTGGCCATACAGCGGATAGCGACTTGCACATCTTGTCATCGATAAGCAGCATCACGCGCAAAATTCCAGCAGAGAGGCTTTCGATAGAGGAGTTAGAGCATATCCGAGAGATAAGCGAGTTCGTGATGGAGCTTGTCCGACTTAGTCATAGTGCAGCTTGGAAAGTGAAAAGGGGAGAGAGGAAGCATGACCTTGACATTATCCATGAATAG